A single region of the Xylanivirga thermophila genome encodes:
- a CDS encoding phosphodiester glycosidase family protein: MKTKHMLKHRTIVYSLFIIITLILTPMGNVGYAEDQMDVPFKDTIYTNIHDSIITKGVVHQKFDVFDKDGWLRGDILTIDLKDENIHTDLLHTPKLTQGKTPSQLAREAGAIAAVNGDFFDIHFGTRAPQGYVIKDGQIVKTSQTKPFAIGVNKDNLGNMLNFALNARIIDVSRPNLMPIPLNGINEYILNPGQTMIYTSVWGKASRNRLVKGSSLFAEIVVKNNVVVDILKNNLFKGNIPDDTYILLGRDNGAKRLLDNIKKGDILKVDYRTNIPLDNISYALSGDEWLVQNGKPNSFPSSTGQARHPRTAVGFNKEGNRMYLVVVDGRQKDSRGMSYDEIAQFMTRLGAFTALNFDSGGSSQMVARPEGKEDIEVINSPSDGRERAVPNGIGIFTKSTPGNLTGFNIETPDKNVLLGLTRTFKAHPYDENHNPINIDKEIIWSVSNDLGIFEKPGLFKATNSGKGEVNASLDDKSTPSSIRVLGKPVNIYPSTPSINFNTEKTGTFEIYGRDANGYSTIIEPRDIKIEYDANLIDIKPQGNSFVVNKRAGDGNGLIEISVSDLKTYVGYSMGLKQEVVEKFEDPSKWKFTRYPNTVGGQLSFIDSPNRSGKALRLDYDFTKTKVTRAAYAMYNPGPLKLPQGTKKIGMWAFGDGGNGHWLRGVAKDGSGKNHNIDFANKVDWKGWKYVEADLSKLSQPISLERVYIVATNPESLNSGYIILDDLTASIPRVIELPEEEEKKHSIVIDKDNMPEGGVKFLIVDNLDLDPSLEKSQALEYIEQRLNDKDKLKPELVIFTGRLCKLEEGMSYTHECIKEVLGDTKYHLSDSEAFNYQGTMFISLDMKTGSWRTTDATQWKMVQNALNAAKDNKEIKNVVVINEMYDNITDDKEYKLMQKTLTKFMEKSNRPAVFINTDKRFDIDIKDGIRYIKAGDNTPVFIIDNTSDEWLKIIR; the protein is encoded by the coding sequence ATGAAAACAAAACACATGCTAAAACATAGAACAATAGTTTATTCCCTTTTTATCATCATTACTTTAATATTGACCCCAATGGGAAATGTAGGCTATGCAGAAGACCAGATGGATGTACCTTTTAAAGATACCATATATACCAATATCCATGACAGTATTATAACAAAGGGTGTAGTACACCAAAAGTTTGATGTATTTGACAAAGATGGGTGGCTAAGGGGTGATATCTTAACCATTGACCTAAAAGATGAGAATATACACACCGACCTTCTACATACACCAAAACTTACCCAAGGCAAAACCCCTAGCCAACTGGCGCGAGAGGCAGGAGCTATAGCAGCGGTAAATGGAGATTTCTTTGATATACACTTTGGCACCAGAGCGCCTCAAGGTTACGTCATAAAAGACGGTCAGATAGTAAAGACCAGTCAGACAAAACCATTTGCCATAGGGGTAAATAAAGATAATCTTGGTAATATGCTAAATTTTGCCCTAAATGCCAGGATAATAGATGTATCCAGACCCAATTTGATGCCCATTCCCCTAAATGGCATAAATGAGTATATTCTAAATCCCGGACAGACAATGATCTATACATCCGTATGGGGCAAAGCCTCAAGAAATAGGTTGGTAAAGGGATCATCTCTATTTGCAGAAATAGTGGTAAAAAACAATGTAGTAGTTGACATATTAAAAAATAACCTGTTCAAAGGCAATATTCCAGATGATACATATATACTCCTTGGACGGGATAACGGGGCAAAAAGGCTCCTTGATAATATAAAAAAAGGTGACATATTAAAAGTAGATTATAGGACCAATATACCCTTAGACAATATATCCTATGCCCTATCCGGCGATGAATGGCTAGTTCAAAACGGGAAACCAAACAGCTTCCCAAGCAGCACAGGTCAAGCCAGGCACCCACGTACCGCCGTAGGCTTCAACAAGGAAGGCAACAGGATGTATCTGGTGGTAGTAGACGGGAGGCAAAAGGACAGCAGGGGTATGTCATACGATGAAATTGCCCAGTTTATGACAAGACTCGGTGCATTTACCGCCCTAAATTTTGATAGTGGAGGCTCTTCCCAGATGGTGGCAAGACCGGAAGGTAAAGAAGATATAGAAGTAATAAACTCCCCTTCCGATGGACGGGAGAGGGCAGTACCAAATGGCATCGGTATATTTACCAAGTCAACCCCTGGAAATCTTACAGGATTTAACATTGAAACCCCCGATAAAAACGTACTCTTAGGACTTACCCGGACATTTAAGGCGCACCCTTACGATGAAAATCATAATCCAATAAATATTGATAAAGAGATCATATGGAGTGTATCAAATGACCTAGGTATTTTTGAAAAACCCGGTCTTTTCAAGGCAACAAACAGTGGCAAGGGTGAAGTTAATGCATCACTTGATGATAAATCCACCCCCTCTAGTATAAGGGTACTTGGAAAACCTGTAAATATATACCCCAGTACCCCAAGCATAAACTTTAATACCGAAAAAACAGGCACATTCGAAATATACGGCAGAGATGCAAATGGTTACAGTACTATTATAGAACCAAGGGATATAAAGATAGAGTATGATGCTAATTTAATAGATATAAAACCTCAGGGGAATTCGTTTGTAGTAAATAAAAGGGCGGGAGATGGAAACGGGCTTATTGAAATATCCGTTTCAGACCTTAAAACATATGTGGGATATAGTATGGGACTCAAACAGGAAGTAGTAGAAAAATTTGAGGATCCTTCTAAATGGAAATTTACCCGATATCCAAACACAGTAGGAGGCCAGCTATCATTTATAGATTCACCTAATCGCAGTGGCAAGGCCCTTAGACTAGATTATGACTTTACTAAAACAAAGGTCACACGGGCAGCCTATGCAATGTATAACCCTGGTCCGCTAAAGCTTCCACAAGGTACTAAAAAGATAGGCATGTGGGCATTTGGCGACGGCGGCAATGGACACTGGCTAAGGGGAGTAGCAAAGGATGGGAGCGGTAAAAATCATAATATAGACTTTGCCAACAAGGTAGATTGGAAGGGATGGAAATACGTAGAAGCTGATCTATCAAAGCTATCCCAGCCCATATCCCTAGAGAGGGTATATATAGTAGCAACAAATCCAGAAAGCCTAAATAGTGGCTATATTATATTGGACGATCTAACCGCCTCCATACCTAGGGTAATAGAACTACCAGAGGAAGAAGAGAAAAAGCACTCCATTGTAATAGATAAGGATAACATGCCGGAAGGTGGAGTAAAATTCCTCATAGTAGATAACTTAGATCTAGACCCTAGCCTAGAAAAATCCCAGGCATTAGAATATATAGAACAAAGGCTTAATGATAAGGATAAACTAAAACCTGAACTTGTAATATTCACAGGCAGGCTATGTAAGCTTGAAGAAGGTATGTCCTATACCCATGAATGTATAAAAGAAGTACTAGGAGATACAAAATATCATCTATCAGACTCTGAAGCATTTAATTACCAAGGTACAATGTTTATATCCCTTGATATGAAAACGGGTAGCTGGCGTACCACCGATGCTACCCAATGGAAAATGGTCCAGAATGCCCTGAACGCTGCAAAAGATAATAAAGAGATAAAAAATGTTGTAGTAATAAATGAGATGTATGATAATATTACAGATGATAAGGAATATAAATTGATGCAAAAAACGCTTACCAAATTTATGGAAAAAAGCAATAGGCCTGCAGTATTTATAAATACCGATAAAAGATTTGATATAGATATAAAGGATGGCATACGATATATAAAGGCGGGAGATAATACACCCGTGTTTATAATAGATAATACATCTGATGAATGGCTAAAGATAATAAGATAA
- a CDS encoding GntR family transcriptional regulator: MARSNKPLYKQIYDHYEQKIKNGQLKPDDRLPTEMEMAELFGVSRITTKRALDEMQREGLVYRKKGQGSFVLSPDEPEETENNKIIAMIIPSDGTGGRRVDYIMGATEYLDEKGWFLTIHNTNDDPEKERKFLLELPRNGVSGIIYYPSARNNFDILYKMHLKKYPIAMIDKYCHSIPLNCVVSDNFKGGYEITKHLIELGHKKIAYMANPYIEESSSVRDRFFGYCKALDDYGLEIEDSLIEVGLFHEITNELDRPIDQIDFFESKIKGLLSKNTGMTGIVAENDYIAVYAKKALERLNMNVPRDISVVGFDNVEMLEQLDISLTTVDQDFHEIGRKAAEIVVNLVETKEYSCDVHFIPVNLIIRASTAPVGI, from the coding sequence GTGGCTAGATCAAATAAACCCCTATACAAGCAGATATATGATCATTACGAACAAAAAATAAAAAATGGACAATTAAAGCCAGATGATCGGTTGCCAACGGAGATGGAAATGGCAGAGCTATTTGGAGTTAGCAGAATTACTACAAAAAGGGCATTGGATGAAATGCAAAGGGAAGGTCTTGTCTACAGAAAAAAGGGACAGGGTAGCTTTGTGCTGTCACCAGATGAGCCTGAAGAGACCGAGAACAATAAAATAATTGCAATGATCATACCTTCGGATGGTACAGGTGGAAGGCGTGTGGACTATATTATGGGAGCTACAGAATATCTGGATGAAAAGGGCTGGTTTTTGACCATACATAATACGAATGACGATCCAGAAAAAGAACGGAAATTTCTGCTTGAATTGCCACGTAATGGGGTCAGCGGTATTATATATTATCCTTCAGCTAGAAATAATTTTGATATTCTCTATAAAATGCACCTAAAGAAATATCCTATAGCTATGATAGATAAATATTGCCATTCTATTCCGTTAAACTGTGTGGTATCTGATAATTTTAAAGGCGGATATGAGATAACAAAGCATTTAATAGAATTGGGGCACAAGAAGATTGCTTATATGGCTAATCCATATATCGAAGAATCTAGTTCAGTAAGGGATCGTTTCTTTGGATATTGTAAAGCCTTAGACGATTATGGACTTGAGATAGAGGACAGTTTGATAGAGGTGGGGCTTTTTCATGAGATAACTAATGAACTTGATAGGCCGATAGATCAAATAGATTTTTTTGAAAGTAAGATTAAAGGGTTGCTTTCTAAAAACACAGGTATGACTGGGATAGTAGCTGAAAATGATTATATTGCCGTATATGCGAAAAAAGCACTGGAACGATTAAACATGAATGTACCTAGGGATATCTCAGTTGTAGGTTTTGACAATGTTGAGATGCTGGAACAATTGGATATATCCCTTACAACCGTTGATCAAGATTTTCATGAAATAGGTAGAAAAGCCGCTGAAATAGTTGTTAATTTGGTTGAGACAAAAGAGTACTCCTGTGATGTACATTTTATACCAGTAAACTTAATTATAAGGGCGTCTACTGCTCCCGTGGGAATTTAG
- a CDS encoding ABC transporter substrate-binding protein, whose protein sequence is MKSKKIVSILLVMTLLVAGIFTGCSKDDKDTDADKADNSSVTENKKDVDNEEDKGEGKKDDCSEPVELLWYQIGTPQKDTDMVFEEVNKYLKDKINATVNMVMYDWGDYNDKMQVIVNSGEKYDICFTCSWANDYRGNAQKGAFLELNDLLDEYGQDIKKTINPNFLEGSKIDGKNYAIPVNKELGAQVVWNVNVGIAEKYGIDYKKFTDLESLKPALEKVKQGEGDGFVPFNADGAWLKAIIPYEEVLPPFGVYFDSNDPKNTDYKIVNMVDTPEMKQLAKTMREFYQAGYIRKDVVTNPDVEDINKTGKWFINAYHYMPYNEISDSTSKGYKVDVVPVGKPTVQNWSTTGSMHAISVASEHPERAMMFLNLLNTDKDLRVLVGSGIEGVHYEMKDGRQVPIEPGNENYQVPQFAMGNVLLTNLGPDDPEDKWEAFEKFNNESVPAPCLGFWPDTSNIDNELSAINNVKEEFEKIIFNGTVDPDEYLPKYIDKLNKAGAQKVIDELQKQLDEWKASKK, encoded by the coding sequence ATGAAGAGCAAAAAAATTGTTTCTATCTTGCTTGTTATGACCTTACTAGTTGCAGGTATTTTTACCGGCTGCTCAAAAGATGACAAGGATACAGATGCAGATAAAGCGGATAATTCATCTGTAACCGAAAATAAGAAAGATGTAGATAACGAAGAGGATAAAGGGGAAGGCAAAAAAGATGATTGTTCAGAACCGGTTGAACTATTATGGTATCAAATTGGTACACCTCAAAAGGATACCGATATGGTATTTGAAGAGGTAAACAAATATCTTAAGGACAAGATAAATGCCACTGTAAACATGGTTATGTATGACTGGGGTGACTATAACGATAAGATGCAGGTTATAGTTAACTCCGGAGAAAAATATGATATCTGTTTTACATGCAGCTGGGCCAATGATTATAGGGGCAATGCACAAAAGGGTGCCTTTCTTGAATTAAATGATCTATTGGATGAATATGGTCAGGATATTAAAAAGACAATAAATCCTAATTTCTTAGAGGGTAGCAAAATTGATGGTAAGAACTATGCTATTCCCGTAAACAAGGAATTAGGTGCACAGGTTGTTTGGAATGTAAATGTAGGTATTGCAGAAAAATATGGTATAGATTATAAGAAATTCACAGATCTTGAATCATTGAAACCTGCATTAGAGAAGGTAAAACAGGGGGAAGGCGATGGTTTTGTACCATTTAACGCAGATGGTGCATGGTTAAAAGCTATAATTCCATATGAAGAGGTTCTGCCTCCATTTGGTGTATACTTTGATTCAAATGATCCTAAAAATACAGATTATAAGATTGTAAACATGGTAGATACTCCAGAGATGAAACAACTTGCAAAGACTATGAGGGAGTTCTATCAAGCGGGATATATACGTAAGGATGTTGTAACAAATCCCGATGTAGAGGATATAAATAAGACAGGAAAATGGTTCATCAATGCTTATCACTATATGCCCTATAATGAAATATCAGATAGTACAAGTAAAGGCTATAAGGTAGATGTAGTCCCAGTTGGTAAACCTACAGTACAGAATTGGAGTACCACCGGTTCAATGCATGCTATCTCAGTTGCTTCTGAGCATCCTGAGAGGGCTATGATGTTCTTGAATCTATTAAACACAGATAAGGATTTGAGGGTACTTGTTGGTTCAGGTATTGAGGGTGTACACTATGAGATGAAGGATGGAAGACAAGTGCCTATAGAGCCGGGCAATGAGAACTATCAAGTTCCTCAGTTTGCTATGGGTAATGTGCTTCTTACAAACCTAGGACCGGATGATCCAGAGGATAAATGGGAAGCATTTGAAAAGTTCAATAATGAATCAGTACCAGCACCTTGTCTAGGATTCTGGCCTGATACTAGCAACATCGATAATGAATTGTCTGCTATAAATAACGTGAAGGAAGAATTCGAGAAGATAATCTTCAATGGTACTGTAGATCCTGATGAGTATCTGCCTAAATATATAGATAAGCTCAACAAAGCAGGTGCACAGAAGGTTATAGATGAACTTCAGAAGCAGCTTGATGAATGGAAAGCAAGCAAAAAATAA